The following are encoded together in the Fundulus heteroclitus isolate FHET01 chromosome 19, MU-UCD_Fhet_4.1, whole genome shotgun sequence genome:
- the LOC105932957 gene encoding zinc transporter 2 isoform X1 produces MEPSSDSEKQQLLIETYLEPLERTGPTQMEESDSDACSEDGLWPPNMSASENDTRRVARRKLLVACAVSLVFMTGEVIGGHLAHSLAIMTDAAHLLTDFGSIVISIFSLWISSRPQTQTMTFGWHRAEILGMFLSILSIWAVTAVLVFSAARRIADGDYDIDSQIMLLTSGCAVVVNVLMVLVLHQSGAAHGHGPPMLQGDGRNRAHHHGNASVKAAFIHVLGDLLQSVGVLLAATIIHFWPEYKVADPICTFLFSVLVIGTTLPVTKDVFRVLMEGAPLGVGAVREQLLTVGKVQAVTSLHAWSLNMNRSLLAAHIAIDEDADCQLILRKATKLLRSKFGFSSVTIQVERCKPSAAGGF; encoded by the exons ATGGAGCCGTCGTCTGACTCTGAGAAACAACAACTCCTCATCGAGACTTACCTGGAGCCTCTTGAAAG GACGGGTCCCACGCAGATGGAGGAGTCCGATTCGGATGCCTGCAGCGAGGACGGTCTGTGGCCGCCCAACATGTCGGCGTCTGAAAATGATACGAGACGAGTGGCCAGGAGGAAGCTGCTCGTCGCCTGTGCTGTCAGCCTGGTTTTCATGACAGGAGAGGTGATTG gtgGACATTTGGCTCACAGCTTGGCCATCATGACCGACGCTGCTCATCTTCTGACGGACTTCGGCAGCATCGTCATCAGCATCTTCTCCCTGTGGATCTCTTCCAGGCCTCAGACACAAACCATGACCTTTGGGTGGCACCGAGCAG AGATTCTGGGGATGTTTCTGTCCATCCTGTCCATCTGGGCCGTGACGGCGGTTCTGGTCTTCTCAGCCGCTCGGAGGATCGCCGACGGAGACTACGACATCGACAGTCAGATCATGCTCCTGACCTCGGGCTGTGCTGTGGTCGTCAACGTCCT GATGGTCCTGGTTCTTCATCAGTCCGGCGCTGCACACGGCCACGGGCCCCCCATGCTGCAGGGGGACGGCAGGAATCGCGCTCATCACCACGGCAATGCCAGCGTGAAGGCGGCCTTCATCCACGTGCTGGGAGACCTGCTGCAGAGCGTCGGCGTCCTCCTGGCGGCCACCATCATCCACTTCTGG CCTGAATATAAGGTGGCCGATCCGATTTGCACCTTCCTGTTCTCCGTGCTCGTTATCGGGACGACGCTCCCCGTCACAAAGGACGTGTTCAGGGTTCTGATGGAAG GTGCtcctctgggcgtcggcgccgTTAGAGAGCAGCTGCTGACCGTGGGAAAAGTCCAGGCTGTTACCAGCTTGCACGCGTGGAGCCTCAACATGAACCGCTCTCTGCTTGCTGCACACATTGCCATAG ACGAAGATGCAGATTGCCAGCTCATCCTCAGGAAGGCAACTAAGCTCCTTCGTTCCAAGTTTGGTTTCTCCAGCGTCACGATTCAAGTGGAGCGTTGCAAGCCGTCCGCCGCGGGAGGATTCTGA
- the LOC105932957 gene encoding zinc transporter 2 isoform X3: MTDAAHLLTDFGSIVISIFSLWISSRPQTQTMTFGWHRAEILGMFLSILSIWAVTAVLVFSAARRIADGDYDIDSQIMLLTSGCAVVVNVLMVLVLHQSGAAHGHGPPMLQGDGRNRAHHHGNASVKAAFIHVLGDLLQSVGVLLAATIIHFWPEYKVADPICTFLFSVLVIGTTLPVTKDVFRVLMEGAPLGVGAVREQLLTVGKVQAVTSLHAWSLNMNRSLLAAHIAIDEDADCQLILRKATKLLRSKFGFSSVTIQVERCKPSAAGGF, encoded by the exons ATGACCGACGCTGCTCATCTTCTGACGGACTTCGGCAGCATCGTCATCAGCATCTTCTCCCTGTGGATCTCTTCCAGGCCTCAGACACAAACCATGACCTTTGGGTGGCACCGAGCAG AGATTCTGGGGATGTTTCTGTCCATCCTGTCCATCTGGGCCGTGACGGCGGTTCTGGTCTTCTCAGCCGCTCGGAGGATCGCCGACGGAGACTACGACATCGACAGTCAGATCATGCTCCTGACCTCGGGCTGTGCTGTGGTCGTCAACGTCCT GATGGTCCTGGTTCTTCATCAGTCCGGCGCTGCACACGGCCACGGGCCCCCCATGCTGCAGGGGGACGGCAGGAATCGCGCTCATCACCACGGCAATGCCAGCGTGAAGGCGGCCTTCATCCACGTGCTGGGAGACCTGCTGCAGAGCGTCGGCGTCCTCCTGGCGGCCACCATCATCCACTTCTGG CCTGAATATAAGGTGGCCGATCCGATTTGCACCTTCCTGTTCTCCGTGCTCGTTATCGGGACGACGCTCCCCGTCACAAAGGACGTGTTCAGGGTTCTGATGGAAG GTGCtcctctgggcgtcggcgccgTTAGAGAGCAGCTGCTGACCGTGGGAAAAGTCCAGGCTGTTACCAGCTTGCACGCGTGGAGCCTCAACATGAACCGCTCTCTGCTTGCTGCACACATTGCCATAG ACGAAGATGCAGATTGCCAGCTCATCCTCAGGAAGGCAACTAAGCTCCTTCGTTCCAAGTTTGGTTTCTCCAGCGTCACGATTCAAGTGGAGCGTTGCAAGCCGTCCGCCGCGGGAGGATTCTGA
- the LOC105932957 gene encoding zinc transporter 2 isoform X2, with translation MNPDECGHLAHSLAIMTDAAHLLTDFGSIVISIFSLWISSRPQTQTMTFGWHRAEILGMFLSILSIWAVTAVLVFSAARRIADGDYDIDSQIMLLTSGCAVVVNVLMVLVLHQSGAAHGHGPPMLQGDGRNRAHHHGNASVKAAFIHVLGDLLQSVGVLLAATIIHFWPEYKVADPICTFLFSVLVIGTTLPVTKDVFRVLMEGAPLGVGAVREQLLTVGKVQAVTSLHAWSLNMNRSLLAAHIAIDEDADCQLILRKATKLLRSKFGFSSVTIQVERCKPSAAGGF, from the exons ATGAATCCTGATGAAT gtgGACATTTGGCTCACAGCTTGGCCATCATGACCGACGCTGCTCATCTTCTGACGGACTTCGGCAGCATCGTCATCAGCATCTTCTCCCTGTGGATCTCTTCCAGGCCTCAGACACAAACCATGACCTTTGGGTGGCACCGAGCAG AGATTCTGGGGATGTTTCTGTCCATCCTGTCCATCTGGGCCGTGACGGCGGTTCTGGTCTTCTCAGCCGCTCGGAGGATCGCCGACGGAGACTACGACATCGACAGTCAGATCATGCTCCTGACCTCGGGCTGTGCTGTGGTCGTCAACGTCCT GATGGTCCTGGTTCTTCATCAGTCCGGCGCTGCACACGGCCACGGGCCCCCCATGCTGCAGGGGGACGGCAGGAATCGCGCTCATCACCACGGCAATGCCAGCGTGAAGGCGGCCTTCATCCACGTGCTGGGAGACCTGCTGCAGAGCGTCGGCGTCCTCCTGGCGGCCACCATCATCCACTTCTGG CCTGAATATAAGGTGGCCGATCCGATTTGCACCTTCCTGTTCTCCGTGCTCGTTATCGGGACGACGCTCCCCGTCACAAAGGACGTGTTCAGGGTTCTGATGGAAG GTGCtcctctgggcgtcggcgccgTTAGAGAGCAGCTGCTGACCGTGGGAAAAGTCCAGGCTGTTACCAGCTTGCACGCGTGGAGCCTCAACATGAACCGCTCTCTGCTTGCTGCACACATTGCCATAG ACGAAGATGCAGATTGCCAGCTCATCCTCAGGAAGGCAACTAAGCTCCTTCGTTCCAAGTTTGGTTTCTCCAGCGTCACGATTCAAGTGGAGCGTTGCAAGCCGTCCGCCGCGGGAGGATTCTGA